One Paramisgurnus dabryanus chromosome 9, PD_genome_1.1, whole genome shotgun sequence DNA segment encodes these proteins:
- the cd9a gene encoding CD9 molecule a isoform X2, whose protein sequence is MGVEGCSKCVKYLLFILNLLLWIAGTGVLAVGIWLRLDPKTKSFFYYENSPYVFYTGVYILIAAGALMMVVGFFGCCGAIQESPCMLGVFFFFLLVIFAVEVAAGIWGFSNQTKVIDEITAFYKETYDNYNNTKQDALRETLRVIQHGLNCCGPSRTMTIADDTCPKKEGLDVLITKSCPDAIEEVFNSKLHIIGGVGIGIAVIMIFGMIFSMLLCCAIRKTREIV, encoded by the exons ATGGGAGTTGAAGGATGTTCAAAATGTGTCAAATATTTACTGTTTATCTTGAACCTTCTGCTCTGG ATTGCGGGTACAGGTGTCCTGGCTGTTGGAATTTGGCTGAGGTTGGATCCCAAgactaaaagctttttttattatGAAAACTCTCCTTATGTCTTTTACACCG GGGTTTACATTCTCATTGCCGCTGGCGCTTTGATGATGGTAGTGGGGTTTTTTGGATGTTGTGGAGCCATCCAGGAGTCCCCATGCATGCTGGGAGTA TTCTTCTTCTTTCTCTTGGTCATATTTGCAGTTGAAGTGGCTGCTGGAATTTGGGGCTTTTCCAACCAGACCAAG GTTATTGATGAAATAACCGCTTTCTACAAAGAGACATATGACAACTACAACAACACTAAACAGGACGCGCTAAGAGAGACGCTTCGTGTTATCCAGCATGGA CTGAACTGCTGTGGCCCTTCAAGAACTATGACGATTGCTGATGACACCTGCCCCAAAAAAGAGGGGCTTGATGTACTCATTACGAAG aGCTGCCCTGATGCCATTGAAGAAGTCTTTAACTCCAAGCTACACATCATCGGAGGTGTTGGAATTGGCATTGCAGTGATTATG ATCTTTGGCATGATCTTCAGCATGTTGCTGTGCTGTGCCATCCGAAAAACCCGTGAGATTGTGTGA
- the minar1l gene encoding major intrinsically disordered Notch2-binding receptor 1, translating to MAENPEDPLELLEILEVLGGCGGSVSYADVCVYLSGRFSLQSLLEIRTLLYSTACRDPCFPATLFRERLHPPCSNRLSAAADVVSLFNLHMQTRMTPTYTQTLQSVIPCQVCGKGFVRYDWPAALPVTGGGTASQDCKYENLPCDAIRLNTEASHTRTASELLAYPHLYMHDQGSMQDTLSVETPGDQEDRNLRSVSQKRSAFKEGHKLLPLISVEYVSQSEQSPDGPQVDGEDLTQKNPYPDPASPMQRLHDHSYATKSFDSSKHPSESDSHTDNASFSDAPNPYSPDPVHWHQTRHESLDELQTSTYFGPTLSVEKHQTPALQVKSHSLDIDSRTADERPEQETSGLQKPKSERSVLEKSGLRKPGVFKLSFDGSSLDIPGFDPRIVNSVRDTFKRLSGMSLDAWYDWSPTGDGVSNVGTQTEPTDRRSLRSLMLSERLSIDNPEIGDDDISAIFRFLDDISMCGSMAVLPGATGGGAQDGGGAGLPERRERLGKLRRLFHSMEAPEEGVRWGVGRLLQRVSDLEQHLEPIAELREQLALVLSTLDRLEQREQIICLHPNQMGTPQVSIHPSPQVSLHPSPHVSIQSQGSPRINAGTDASNEAAAKRRRLFVRRPSKPHTESSGSEAHRDWSISFTKEPQIQLTKSDQLGAVYKKEAPVVQEVMSFHLMPPESHMSSRRTSLQSSKASSTDRPKVTWNPSDLTPLDLQAPESLEFWTDEIYTPASDRLIRRSQSYTRCNRSQALRIAALSITATVLLILIIVIPVSTV from the exons ATGGCTGAAAATCCTGAGGACCCTCTGGAGCTGTTGGAGATACTGGAGGTGTTGGGTGGCTGCGGTGGGAGCGTGTCGTACGCTGATGTCTGCGTGTATCTAAGTGGACGTTTCAGTTTGCAATCACTTTTAGAGATACGGACTCTTCTGTATTCCACCGCCTGCAGAGATCCCTGCTTCCCGGCCACCCTGTTTAGGGAGCGCCTGCACCCGCCCTGCAGCAACCGGCTCTCGGCTGCTGCGGATGTTGTGTCTCTGTTTAACCTCCACATGCAAACACGCATGACTCCTACATACACTCAGACCTTGCAGTCTGTGATACCCTGTCAGGTCTGTGGGAAGGGTTTCGTGCGCTATGACTGGCCGGCCGCCTTGCCCGTCACAGGAGGAGGGACCGCCTCTCAGGACTGTAAATATGAGAACCTCCCTTGTGATGCCATCAGACTTAACACGGAGGCTTCACACACACGGACCGCCTCTGAACTGCTTGCTTACCCTCACTTATACATGCACGACCAAGGCAGCATGCAGGATACGCTCTCTGTGGAAACACCGGGTGATCAGGAAGACCGAAACCTTCGTTCCGTCTCTCAGAAGAGGAGCGCCTTCAAAGAGGGACACAAATTGTTACCGCTCATCTCCGTGGAATatgtcagccaatcagagcaaagCCCGGATGGACCGCAAGTGGATGGTGAGGACCTTACTCAAAAGAACCCGTATCCGGACCCAGCATCACCCATGCAACGTCTGCATGATCATTCGTATGCAACCAAGTCATTCGATTCTTCGAAACATCCAAGTGAATCAGATTCGCACACGGACAATGCGTCATTCTCTGATGCTCCGAACCCGTACAGTCCCGATCCGGTTCACTGGCATCAGACAAGGCATGAGAGTTTGGATGAACTTCAAACATCTACTTACTTCGGGCCTACACTCTCCGTCGAAAAGCATCAGACCCCAGCTCTCCAAGTCAAGAGCCATAGTCTGGACATCGATAGCAGGACTGCAGATGAAAGACCTGAACAAGAAACCTCTGGCTTGCAAAAGCCCAAGTCGGAGCGTTCCGTATTAGAAAAATCCGGATTAAGAAAACCAGGAGTTTTTAAACTCAGCTTTGACGGCTCCAGCTTAGACATTCCTGGCTTCGACCCTCGCATCGTAAACTCGGTTCGGGACACCTTCAAGCGCTTGAGCGGCATGAGCTTGGACGCATGGTACGATTGGTCACCGACAGGGGATGGCGTGTCTAACGTGGGCACCCAAACGGAACCTACGGATCGGCGTTCCTTGCGTAGTTTAATGCTTAGCGAAAGACTCTCCATCGATAACCCCGAAATCGGCGATGACGACATCAGTGCTATCTTCCGTTTCCTTGATGACATCAGCATGTGCGGCTCCATGGCGGTTCTGCCGGGGGCCACGGGTGGAGGGGCCCAAGATGGGGGCGGAGCCGGTCTGCCAGAGAGGCGTGAACGTTTGGGAAAACTACGGAGGTTGTTTCACTCCATGGAAGCACCTGAGGAGGGCGTGAGATGGGGCGTGGGCAGACTGCTCCAAAGGGTCTCAGACCTGGAGCAACACCTGGAGCCGATAGCAGAGTTGCGTGAACAGCTTGCACTCGTGCTGTCCACGCTAGACCGACTGGAGCAGCGCGAGCAGATCATATGCCTGCACCCCAATCAAATGGGTACACCACAGGTCAGCATACACCCCTCACCACAGGTCAGCTTACATCCCTCACCACACGTCAGCATACAGTCGCAGGGCTCTCCCAGGATCAACGCGGGGACGGATGCGTCCAATGAGGCTGCGGCCAAACGCAGACGCCTGTTTGTACGCAGACCCTCCAAACCTCACACGGAAAGCAGCGGCTCTGAAGCTCACAGAGACTGGAGCATCAGCTTCACCAAAGAGCCACAAATTCAGCTGACTAAG tCAGATCAGTTGGGTGCTGTATATAAGAAAGAAGCCCCTGTAGTGCAAGAAGTAATGAGCTTCCACCTCATGCCACCCGAATCACACATGTCCTCACGGCGGACTTCTCTTCAGAGCAGTAAAGCCAGTTCAACGGACCGCCCCAAAGTTACCTGGAACCCATCAGACTTAACACCTTTGGACCTTCAG GCCCCTGAGTCTTTGGAGTTTTGGACAGATGAGATCTACACGCCGGCCTCCGATAGGCTCATCCGGCGGTCACAATCTTATACCCGTTGCAATAGGAGTCAGGCGCTTCGCATCGCCGCCCTCAGCATCACTGCCACCGTCCTCCTCATTCTCATCATCGTCATTCCTGTCAGCACTGTGTAA
- the cd9a gene encoding CD9 molecule a isoform X1 — MAALTGGETCVKYLMFVFNFIFWIAGTGVLAVGIWLRLDPKTKSFFYYENSPYVFYTGVYILIAAGALMMVVGFFGCCGAIQESPCMLGVFFFFLLVIFAVEVAAGIWGFSNQTKVIDEITAFYKETYDNYNNTKQDALRETLRVIQHGLNCCGPSRTMTIADDTCPKKEGLDVLITKSCPDAIEEVFNSKLHIIGGVGIGIAVIMIFGMIFSMLLCCAIRKTREIV, encoded by the exons ATGGCGGCGTTGACTGGAGGAGAGACGTGCGTCAAGTATTTGATGTTTGTCTTCAATTTCATATTTTGG ATTGCGGGTACAGGTGTCCTGGCTGTTGGAATTTGGCTGAGGTTGGATCCCAAgactaaaagctttttttattatGAAAACTCTCCTTATGTCTTTTACACCG GGGTTTACATTCTCATTGCCGCTGGCGCTTTGATGATGGTAGTGGGGTTTTTTGGATGTTGTGGAGCCATCCAGGAGTCCCCATGCATGCTGGGAGTA TTCTTCTTCTTTCTCTTGGTCATATTTGCAGTTGAAGTGGCTGCTGGAATTTGGGGCTTTTCCAACCAGACCAAG GTTATTGATGAAATAACCGCTTTCTACAAAGAGACATATGACAACTACAACAACACTAAACAGGACGCGCTAAGAGAGACGCTTCGTGTTATCCAGCATGGA CTGAACTGCTGTGGCCCTTCAAGAACTATGACGATTGCTGATGACACCTGCCCCAAAAAAGAGGGGCTTGATGTACTCATTACGAAG aGCTGCCCTGATGCCATTGAAGAAGTCTTTAACTCCAAGCTACACATCATCGGAGGTGTTGGAATTGGCATTGCAGTGATTATG ATCTTTGGCATGATCTTCAGCATGTTGCTGTGCTGTGCCATCCGAAAAACCCGTGAGATTGTGTGA